In Canis lupus dingo isolate Sandy chromosome 1, ASM325472v2, whole genome shotgun sequence, a single genomic region encodes these proteins:
- the FAM83E gene encoding protein FAM83E, whose protein sequence is MAASQLAALEGVGSGPEGLPLTEASPSFLYSEGQRLALEALLSKGEEAFQACVQREGLRPFLSGEELRSLVAAAENWTTCKQPPGRAAEGATATDGDSGSLTYWPGQSEEQVPTLRLGWPEDSTWKGITRAQLYTQPPDEGHPPLKELVRQEIQAACKLVAVVMDIFTDPDLLLDLVNAATRRWVPVYLLLDRQQLPAFLTLAHQLGVNPWATENLDIRVVRGCSFQSRWRQQVSGNVREKFVLLDGHRVISGSYSFTWSDSRLHRGLVTLLTGEIADAFSREFRTLYAASWPLPPAPTLGPFVSTVGGLQLAPNPHRVVRRRSVAPMSPPPPDGPLAQRLAACRVFEGDRQETPATPGPALSDILRSVQRVRTPSGPPARPSRSLWDLSRLSQLSGSSDGDSELKMSWGSKDTPAKALMRQRGTGGAPRGEIEPRPVGRSQPWGGPLPLLPARRLRYLSPTRRRFGEDAASKLLEPRGVQQPDRGAQAGLRGPR, encoded by the exons ATGGCAGCCTCCCAGCTGGCAGCGCTGGAAGGAGTGGGGTCAGGGCCCGAGGGGCTGCCCTTGACTGAGGCCAGCCCCAGCTTCCTGTATTCCGAGGGCCAGCGCCTGGCTCTTGAGGCTCTGCTGAGCAAGGGCGAAGAGGCGTTCCAGGCCTGCGTGCAGCGCGAGGGGCTGCGGCCCTTCCTGAGCGGGGAAGAGCTCCGGAGCCTGGTGGCGGCCGCTGAGAACTGGACCACATGCAAGCAGCCACCCGGCAGGGCAGCAGAGGGAGCCACTGCCACCGATGGGGACTCCGGCAGCCTGACTTACTGGCCCGGACAGTCAGAGGAGCAGGTGCCCACGCTGCGATTGGGCTGGCCGGAGGACTCGACCTGGAAGGGAATCACCCGGGCACAGCTGTATACCCAGCCACCCGACGAGGGCCACCCGCCCCTCAAGGAGCTGGTGCGCCAGGAAATCCAGGCCGCCTGCAAG CTAGTGGCCGTGGTCATGGACATCTTCACTGACCCAGACCTGCTTTTGGACCTGGTAAACGCTGCCACACGCCGCTGGGTGCCTGTCTACCTCCTCCTGGACCGCCAGCAACTGCCTGCCTTCCTGACCCTGGCCCACCAGCTGGGAGTGAACCCCTGGGCCACTGAG AACCTAGATATCCGTGTTGTGCGGGGCTGCAGTTTCCAGAGCCGCTGGCGACAGCAGGTAAGCGGCAACGTACGAGAGAAGTTTGTGCTGCTGGACGGCCACAGGGTCATCTCCGGATCCTACAG CTTCACATGGAGTGACTCACGCCTGCATCGCGGCCTGGTGACCCTGCTGACCGGTGAGATTGCCGATGCCTTCAGCCGAGAGTTCCGGACACTCTATGCGGCCTCCTGGCCGCTCCCGCCCGCACCCACCCTGGGCCCCTTCGTAAGCACCGTGGGGGGGCTGCAGCTGGCTCCCAACCCCCACCGTGTGGTCCGCCGCCGCTCTGTGGCCCCCATGTCCCCGCCGCCACCCGACGGCCCGTTGGCCCAACGCTTGGCTGCCTGCCGAGTATTTGAGGGTGACAGGCAGGAGACCCCGGCCACCCCAGGGCCGGCGCTGAGCGACATCCTGAGGAGTGTCCAGCGTGTCCGGACCCCCAGcggccccccggcccggcccagccGCTCTCTATGGGACCTGAGCCGCCTGTCCCAGCTGTCGGGCTCCAGTGATGGTGACAGTGAG CTCAAGATGTCCTGGGGCTCCAAGGACACCCCGGCCAAGGCCCTGATGAGGCAGCGGGGCACCGgaggggctccccggggggagaTAGAACCCCGTCCTGTGGGCCGGTCCCAGCCCTGGGgcggccccctgcccctcctcccggcTCGCCGCCTGCGCTATCTGTCCCCAACCCGAAGGAGGTTTGGTGAAGATGCTGCCTCCAAACTCCTGGAACCCCGAGGAGTCCAGCAGCCAGATCGGGGTGCCCAGGCAGGACTCAGGGGGCCTCGCTGA
- the SPACA4 gene encoding sperm acrosome membrane-associated protein 4 has product MVLGWLLLLAMALPPGTTGAKDCVFCELTDSKQCPGIHMQCGDDEDCFTGHGVAPGLGPIINKGCLLSTSCGHEEPVTYMGVTYTLTTTCCYGHMCNRAPSPARWEGRAAGLALGVLLLLLLPRLL; this is encoded by the coding sequence ATGGTCCTCGGCTGGCTGCTGCTTCTGGCAATGGCTCTGCCCCCGGGCACCACAGGCGCCAAGGACTGTGTGTTCTGTGAGCTGACCGATTCCAAGCAGTGTCCCGGCATCCACATGCAGTGTGGCGACGATGAGGACTGCTTCACAGGCCATGGGGTGGCTCCAGGCCTCGGCCCTATCATCAACAAAGGTTGCCTGCTGTCCACTTCTTGCGGCCACGAGGAGCCGGTCACCTACATGGGTGTCACCTACACGCTTACCACCACGTGCTGCTACGGCCACATGTGTAACAGGGCCCCCAGTCCCGCCAGATGGGAGGGGCGGGCCGCCGGCCTGGCGCTGggtgtgctgctgctgctgctgcttccacGTTTGCTGTGA